The genome window GAGGTCGCCCGCGCGCTCGGCCTCGAAGAGATCATCTCCGAGCGCATGCCGTTCCCCGGCCCCGGGCTCGCCGTCCGGATCGTCGGCGAGGTGACGCCGGAGAAGGCCGCGGTCGCCCGCGAGGCGACACACGTCGTCGAGGAGGAGCTGGCGGAGTACGACCCGTGGCAGGCGTTCGCCGCGGTCCTCGGCAAGGCGACGGGCGTCAAGGGCGACAACCGCGTCCACGGCTGGGTGGTCGCCGTGCGCTCCGTCGAGAGCCGCGACGGGATGACCGCCCGCGCGCAGGAGCTCGACTGGAGCACGCTCCAGCGGATCCAGAGCCGGATCACCGGCGAGAACGAGAACGTGGCGCGCGTGGTGTACGACGTGACCCACAAGCCGCCCGCGACGATCGAGTACGAGTGATGGCGGGGACCGCCACCCCCGCCCGCCCCGACGGCGGTCGCGCCGAGGACGACCGCACCGGCGAGCCCGTCTCCGACGGCGGCGCGATCGCCGTCGTCGCCGGCCCGGACGAGAACGGTCTCGGAGAGGAGCTCGCCGCGCTCGGCGTCGAGATCCGGCGGATCGATGGGCTCGTCACGGCGGCGAAGCTCGAGGACGCCGGTATCGCCGACGCCGCCTACTTCGTCCTCACCGACGTCGAAGAGGCGACCGGCATCCCGGTCGCCAAGGAGCTGAACCCGGACGTCCGGGTCGTGACGTACGCGAGCCGGTCGCTGCCGGAGTTCGTCGCGACCGTCGCCGACCTCGCGGTCGACCCCGCGCTGCTGGACGCCGCGACGGTCGCCGAGGAGCTGACCGGCGACGACGACCGCGAGCCGTGAGCGGAGACGACGCGGAGGCGACCGAAGACGACGCGTCCGACGACGACCCCGCGACCGTCCCGGTCACCCTCTACACCCGCGAGGACTGCTCGCTTTGCGTCGTCGCCCGCGAGGCGATCGAGGAGGTCGCCGCCGACCTCGACGGCGTGACGGTCGACCTCGACGCGGTCGACGTCGACACCGATCCCGAACTGGCCGAGGAGTACGGCGAGCGCGTCCCGTACGTCCTCGTCGACGGCCACCCGGCGTTCAAGTACGAGGTCGACGAGCGCGACCTGCGGCTGAAGCTGCTGGCGGCGGCCACGTGACCCGGCCGGCGGCCACGTGACCCGGCCGGCGGCCCGACGCGGTCGGCGTCCCGGCCGCGGTCCGCCCGCAAGCCCTTCGGCCTCCCCTACCGCGACCCGACCCTTTACCTTCTCGTCCCTCTCGCTGATCGGCATGGCACACGGAGACGCGTACCTGTTCACCGGCGGTCGAGTCGCGGACGCGGACGGCACCCGACGGGCGGACGTGGCGGTCATCGACGGCGGGATCGCCGCGGTCGGCGACCCGGACGCGGTCGCCGCCGCGGTCGCTGACGTCCCGGACGAGGAGCTCGAACGCGTCGACGCGAGCGACCGCGTCGTCGCGCCCGGGCTGATCGACGCCCACGTCCACGTCATGATGGACGGGCGCCCGGACGTCGCGACCGCGGTGTCCGACAGCGACTACACCGCGAGCTACCGGGCGGCGAGCAACCTCGACGCGGCCGTCTCGGCCGGCGTCACGACCGTCCGCGACCTCGGGAGCCGCGGGACGCTCGCGCTCGACGCGGGCGAGGCGGTCGCCGCCGGCGAGATCGACGGCCCCCGCGTCCTCGCGTGCGGCCGAAACGTGATCATGACCGGCGGCCACGGTAACTGGTTCGGCCGGGAGGCGGACGGGCCCGCGGAGGTGCGGAAGGCGGCCCGCGAGCAGCTGAAGGCGGGCGCGGACGTGCTCAAGTGCATGGCCACCGGCGGCGTCCTCACTGAGGGCGCGGTGACCGGCGCCCCGGAGCTGACCCCCGAAGAGCTTGCGGCGTTCACCGACGCGGCCGCGCCGACCGACACGCCGACCGCGGCCCACGCCCACGGTGAGACGGGGATCAAGAACGCCGTCGAGGCCGGCATCTCCAGTATCGAACACGGGACGTTCATGGACCGCGAGGCCGCCGAGATGATGGCCGAGCGCGGCACCTACTGGGTGCCGACCGCGAGCGCGCTCCGCGGCATCGTCGACAACGGCGTCGAGGCCGGGATCCCGGAGGACGCCGTCGCGAAGGCGGAGGACGCCGCCGATCGCTTCGACGATGCGTGGGACCACGCGCTGGACGCCGGGGTTTCGATCGCGATGGGGACCGATGCGGGCACGCCGTTCAACTTCTTCGAGGAAATTCCGCAGGAGCTGGCGCACATGGTCGACTACGGGCTCTCGCCGGAGCGCGCGCTGGAGGCGGCCACCGTCAACGCCGCCGACCTGCTGGGGCTCGACGACGTGGGGCGGGTCGAGGAGGGGTATCAGGCCGACCTCGTCGTTCTCAACGCCGACCCGACCGAGGACGTCGCGGCGTGGCAGGACCCCGAGGCCGTGTTCGCGCGCGGTGAACGCGTAGAATAGGGAATCCGGTTCGGCTGCGGGCCTTATAAATAGCCGAGCAGCGTCGCAGTCGGGGGTTTATAAAACAACGGCGATTCTGCGGAGAACGCTTCGAAAATTCCAGTCGCTCGTTTATAAATAACCGACAATAGATCGACGGCGAACACCGCCAAAGCCCCAGTCGCGAGGGCGTCGCAGGCGACGCAAGCACCGCAATGAGGGAGCGAACGGAGTGAGCGACCGAGTGAGGAGCACAGCGAGCGTGCGACGCCCTCGCGACTGCCCCTTTGAGTCCCGCCCCGCACGGCACCGCACAGCGCCTCACGCCTCCCCAGCCTCGCCGCTCACGCCCTACGGGCGTTCGCGGCGTCCCTCGCGCGTGCTCCTCGCGGCCGCCTTCGGCGGCCACTCGGAGGCACGCGCCGACCGCACCGCGCGTTCATTTAAAAATTGTCTCGCCGCCGCCGATCTGCGCACCCGACCGCGAAGCGAGTCGAACGGTCGCTTTTAACCCGAGCCGACGCAAGGGTCGGTCGATGACGAGCGCGCAATCCGGGTCGTCGACCCGGCACGCGGACCCAAACGAGAACCCCTACGTCGAGGACCCGCCGACCGACTTCGCCCCGGTCGACGACCTCTCTCCCGACGAGGCCGCAGAGCAGGCCGAACTGCTCCGGGCGGCGGTCCGCGAGCACGACCACCGGTACTACGTCGCGGCCGACCCCCTGATCTCGGACGCGGCGTACGACGCGCTGTTCGCGCGGCTGGAGGCGCTCGAAGAGGCGTTCGACCTCCCGACCGAGAACTCCCCGACGCGGCAGGTCGGCGGCGAGCCGCTCGACGCGCTGGAGACCGTCGAGCACGTCGCGCCGATGCTGTCGATCGATAACGCGACCGACGCCGACGCGGTCCGCGAGTTCGACGAGCGCGTCCGCCAGGGCCTCGCGGACGCTGCGGAATCCGGCAACCTCCCCGAGTTCGACCCGGCCGACCTCGCGTACGTCTGCGAGCCGAAGTTCGACGGCCTCTCGATCGAGGTGATCTACGAGGACGGCGAGTACGTCCGCGCGGCCACCCGCGGCGACGGCCGCGAGGGCGACGATGTCACCGAGCAGGTCCGCACCATCCGCTCGGTGCCCGGCCGCCTGCGCGGCGACGACCACCCCGAGCGGCTCGCCGTCCGGGGGGAGGTGTACATGCCGAGGGACGCGTTCGAGGCGTACAACGACGAGCTGATCGAGCGGGGCGAGGAGCCGTTCGCGAACCCGCGCAACGCCGCGGCCGGGACGCTCCGCCAACTGGACCCGTCGGTCGTCGCCGAGCGCCCCCTCGACGTCTTCTTCTTCGACGTGCTCGCGTGGGAGGCGGGCGACGAGGGGCCCGAGCGTCCCGCGCGGCACCGGGACGCGCTCGACGCGTTCGAGTCGCTCGGCCTCCGCCGGAACGGCCGCGTCGAGGTCGTCGACGACGTCGAGGCCGCGATCGACTACCGCGACGAAATTCTCGCGGCCCGCGACGACCTCAACTACGCGGTCGACGGCGTCGTGATCAAGGTCGACGCGCTCACGCACCGCGAGGCGCTCGGGAACACGTCGCGCGCGCCGCGCTGGGCGTTCGCGCACAAGTTCCCGCCGCGGACCGCGACGACGACCGTCGAGGGAGTTACGGTTCAGGTGGGCCGAACCGGGCGGCTCACCCCGGTCGCGGAGCTCGACCCCGTCGACGTCGGTGGCGTCACCGTCTCGCGCGCGACGCTCCACAACCCCGCCGAGATCGAGGCGCTCGGCGTCAACGTCGGCGACCGCGTTCGGATCTACCGCGCCGGCGACGTGATCCCGTACGTCCCGGAGGTCGTCGAGAAGCGCTCGGAGGGGACCTACGCGTTCCCCGAGACCTGCCCCGTCTGCGGCGCCGAGATCGAGCGCGACGGCCCGCTCGCGTTCTGTACCGGCGGGCTCGGCTGCTCGGCACAGCTCGAACGGGCGGTCGAACACTGGGCGCGACGCGACGCGCTCGACGTCGAGGGGCTCGGCCCGGAACGCGTCGAACAGCTCCGCGAGGCCGGCCTCGTCGAGTCGCTGCCGGACCTCTACGACCTGACCGCCGAGGAGCTGGCCGACCTGGAAGGGTGGGGCGAGACGAGCGCCGAGAACCTGATCGCCGAGCTGGACGCCACCCGGAACCCGCCGCTCGACGACTTCCTCGCCGGGCTCGGGATCCCCGACGTGGGCGCGACGACCGCCCGCGCGCTCGCCGCGCACTTCGGGACGCTCGACGCGCTCTTCGACGCGGACGAGGCCGACCTCCGCGAGGTCGACGACGTGGGTCCCGAGGTGGCGGAGTCGATCCGGTCGTTCCTCGACCGCGAGGAGAACCGCGCGGCGATCGAGGGGCTCCGCGAGCGCGGCGTCGACCCCGAGCCGTTCGAGACCGAGACGGGTGACGGGCCGGCCGACGCGCTCGACGGGCTCACGTTCGTGTTCACCGGCTCGCTGTCCGTCCCGCGGAGCGAGGCGCAGGCGCACGTCGAGGCGCGCGGAGCGAACGCCACGTCGAGCGTCTCCGGAAACACCGACTACCTCGTCGCCGGCGAGAGTCCCGGGCAATCGAAGCGCGACGACGCCGACGCCGAGGGCGTCCCGGTCGTCGACGAGGAGGAGTTCGCCGACCTGCTCGCCGAGCGCGGCGCGGCCTGGCCGCCCGAGGGCGACGCGTAGCGACGGAGCCGTCGCTGACGCGGGGCGCGCGCAGTCGCCGAAAAAATCCTCGAAGGTCGGTCGCTCGCCTCAGGCGAGCGGCAGGACCGTCGACAAGATCAGTACGGTGATCAGCCCGGTCACCGAGATGATCGTCGTGAGGGCGGTCCACGTCTGGAGCGTCTCTCGCTTGGTGAGCCCGCCGATCTCGCTGACGAGCCAGAAGCCGGAGTCGTTGAACCACGAGAAGATGTTCCCGCCGGCGCCGATGACCATCACCAGGTACGCCGGGTGGACGGTCAGCTGACCGGTGAGCGGGGCCATGATCCCCGCGGCGGTCAGCATCGCGGCCGTGGCCGACCCCTGCGCGATGCGGACGATCGCGGCGATGAGCCAGGCCGTGACGAGCAGGCCGATCCCCACTTCCTGGAGCGCGCCGGCCAGGTAGTCACCGATGCCGGAGGCGGCGAGCAGCGCGCCGAACGCTCCGCCGGCCGCCGTGATCGCGGCGATGTTTCCACCGCTCCGCAGCGCCTCGGTGAGTTCGTCGCTCCACTCGCTCTGCGTCATCGTATCGTAGCGGTAGAACGTGTACGCGGCCGCGAGCGCGGCGACCGTCAGCGCGACGTTCTTGTTCCCGAGGAAGTCCGTGAACGGCTGTAGCGAGGCGAGCGCCGGAACCGGATCCTGGAACGTGTTGACGAACGTCGACGACGCGATCAGCAGGACCGCCAGCAGGATCGGCGCCAGCGACTCGAGGACGCCCGGGAGTTCGCTGGTCGACCGGTCCGCGACCTCCTGGAGCTCCTCGGTCGAGGTCGCCATCGTGTCGCGCA of Halorubrum trapanicum contains these proteins:
- a CDS encoding CTP synthetase, which encodes MAGTATPARPDGGRAEDDRTGEPVSDGGAIAVVAGPDENGLGEELAALGVEIRRIDGLVTAAKLEDAGIADAAYFVLTDVEEATGIPVAKELNPDVRVVTYASRSLPEFVATVADLAVDPALLDAATVAEELTGDDDREP
- a CDS encoding glutaredoxin family protein: MSGDDAEATEDDASDDDPATVPVTLYTREDCSLCVVAREAIEEVAADLDGVTVDLDAVDVDTDPELAEEYGERVPYVLVDGHPAFKYEVDERDLRLKLLAAAT
- a CDS encoding amidohydrolase family protein is translated as MAHGDAYLFTGGRVADADGTRRADVAVIDGGIAAVGDPDAVAAAVADVPDEELERVDASDRVVAPGLIDAHVHVMMDGRPDVATAVSDSDYTASYRAASNLDAAVSAGVTTVRDLGSRGTLALDAGEAVAAGEIDGPRVLACGRNVIMTGGHGNWFGREADGPAEVRKAAREQLKAGADVLKCMATGGVLTEGAVTGAPELTPEELAAFTDAAAPTDTPTAAHAHGETGIKNAVEAGISSIEHGTFMDREAAEMMAERGTYWVPTASALRGIVDNGVEAGIPEDAVAKAEDAADRFDDAWDHALDAGVSIAMGTDAGTPFNFFEEIPQELAHMVDYGLSPERALEAATVNAADLLGLDDVGRVEEGYQADLVVLNADPTEDVAAWQDPEAVFARGERVE
- the ligA gene encoding NAD-dependent DNA ligase LigA; protein product: MTSAQSGSSTRHADPNENPYVEDPPTDFAPVDDLSPDEAAEQAELLRAAVREHDHRYYVAADPLISDAAYDALFARLEALEEAFDLPTENSPTRQVGGEPLDALETVEHVAPMLSIDNATDADAVREFDERVRQGLADAAESGNLPEFDPADLAYVCEPKFDGLSIEVIYEDGEYVRAATRGDGREGDDVTEQVRTIRSVPGRLRGDDHPERLAVRGEVYMPRDAFEAYNDELIERGEEPFANPRNAAAGTLRQLDPSVVAERPLDVFFFDVLAWEAGDEGPERPARHRDALDAFESLGLRRNGRVEVVDDVEAAIDYRDEILAARDDLNYAVDGVVIKVDALTHREALGNTSRAPRWAFAHKFPPRTATTTVEGVTVQVGRTGRLTPVAELDPVDVGGVTVSRATLHNPAEIEALGVNVGDRVRIYRAGDVIPYVPEVVEKRSEGTYAFPETCPVCGAEIERDGPLAFCTGGLGCSAQLERAVEHWARRDALDVEGLGPERVEQLREAGLVESLPDLYDLTAEELADLEGWGETSAENLIAELDATRNPPLDDFLAGLGIPDVGATTARALAAHFGTLDALFDADEADLREVDDVGPEVAESIRSFLDREENRAAIEGLRERGVDPEPFETETGDGPADALDGLTFVFTGSLSVPRSEAQAHVEARGANATSSVSGNTDYLVAGESPGQSKRDDADAEGVPVVDEEEFADLLAERGAAWPPEGDA
- a CDS encoding GntP family permease, whose product is MAPIPLQAAVEFTHSPLLTFIIGLIIVVALLVWLDLPAFIGLIISAFLVGVVNTIFVADFSAADAGSQVATAFGNGMAGIGIPILMAAIIGKGMLESGAAQRIVRGFQNILGESNSDVALLGSSSVLAIPVFFDSVFYLMAPLARSMRARVGRDYTLFIVVVGAGAATTHVFVPPTPGPLAVADQVGSNLGTTILVGLAVAIPAAIVSGLVYGRWINSRLDIPLRDTMATSTEELQEVADRSTSELPGVLESLAPILLAVLLIASSTFVNTFQDPVPALASLQPFTDFLGNKNVALTVAALAAAYTFYRYDTMTQSEWSDELTEALRSGGNIAAITAAGGAFGALLAASGIGDYLAGALQEVGIGLLVTAWLIAAIVRIAQGSATAAMLTAAGIMAPLTGQLTVHPAYLVMVIGAGGNIFSWFNDSGFWLVSEIGGLTKRETLQTWTALTTIISVTGLITVLILSTVLPLA